CTCCTAGGCAATCCTAAAATCCAAAACAAAGATCAATTAACTCAATCCTAAAGAACACCAACCATATGAGATTTAACAACATTAGCAAAATAAATTACCTTAAACCATTTCCATCGTTCATCCATTTTATCCTGGCTAAATGGTTGAGGTTTCTTCAGTAAGAGATTATGACATCTCAAAATAGCAAGTAATACATCATTAAACCGCCTACTAATTGTTTCTTCAGATCTCACAAATTGTCTCTTTATTACTCTAATTTTGACGTCATGTGctataatatgtaaaaacatgGCAACCATTTCTTCCACACCCATATTCCTACTTGGTTCTAACCTTCCAACCCTTTTAAGCATGTTACACAATGCATGAAAGGCACATCTATCCATTCTTGTGTTTTCTATACATGCTAGATCACTAAAATAAATAATCCTATCAACACTAACATCTCTTATTACTTGCCTACTATAACTAtcattccattttcttttctttttttttttcaattgcaaTATAATCAAAACATAGCAAATCATCAACAACTTAATCATAAGGTCATTCATTAATTCAAAATGTAAAATCAAGCAGGCAATAACTTTCATCTTCTGTTTAGAATCCATTCTGCAAAAAAAATCAAGCAGGACCAGTTTAGGAATATaaataacttttcttttcttttctttctggtAGCAATGTCAATGCAGTAGGAAACAACCAGAAAAGACAAGtttaggaatatatatatatatatatatatatatatatatatatatataagaatatgatatatataaatattttttatttcaaagttTATTTTTGTCCAAACAGATGGTGCACACAAGCTACATAAGAAAACCATGCTCATGTGAGTGATGAAGAAGTATCAGCAACTCTTGTAGTAAGACACAAAAAGATAAATATCTTACTTTTTACATTGATACAAAAAAGAGAACCTGGTCTTAACCATGCTTTATACAAATTAGAGAACTTCAATTCTAATCCAAAACACAAGCAGCCAGAGGCACTGATATACTACTAATACTAGTCTAATGAACCCACTCAAATAATAACCATAATAGCCTCATTGAACTCCCATGTCATCATAGGCCTAGCATTTTTGTATACTCATATAAAGTtcacatacatattaataaaGTTCACACAAGAAAATATGTTCTGCCTAAGAAGTAACTACAACAGTAACTATTTGAATTTGTGCAATGAAGATATTGAGAATAAACTGAAACATCAGAACAAtgcatttttgaatattttaaatttagcaTGTTTAAtccaataaaaaaggaaaaatttttatattgaatttccaGTAATACTCAAAAAGAATTGTAAGTTAAAAGCTTAAGTTGAGgtctatttgaatttaaaatttagtatacgAGTATGaggtaatttaaaaataaaggaaatgaattTTGATTAAAATTCATAATATATATCAAGAAAGATAATGTTAACAATTTTTTAACAATTCAATATTGAAACCTGAGTAATGAAGTAAAAAACAGAACCCTACTTTCTTAACGATTAGTGACTCCTACACATCAAAAAACATACACGTTATGCCATATAGCTATAAGCTAAGCTATAGGAAAACAATTGCAATAATAACAATCCATGTGCTAAATGCCATGGTATTCAGAAAAAGTAAAGCtgttttatcaatttttataaaCTTGAAGCAAGGAATCACACAAGTATGAAAAGAACAGTAAGTAAAGGCCAATCACAGAATCACTGCAATCCCATTTTCATCATCTTGAAGCAAGGAATCACACAACTATGAGATATATTGCAACAAACCAACCCTCACTTGAATGGCATTTGTTCGTTCCCATCGTAAATAGTAAAAACTAGTCATAAAATTAGTAATGAGTTTTATCCAAATTTTCACAGAAATATTTTTCAGTGGATTGAAAACCAGATCGAGAATTCAAGATAGACAGATAAGTTTCTCTCAATCCATTTTTATATTTGTAGTGTGAATTTTataattactttttctattttctatcgACAACAGGACAGTGGCACTCAACATCAATGAGAATGCTGTTCAGCTAATACAGTAAAGTGTTACTATCTAGTATCTAATACAATTGGTATAGGAAACTACAATTTGATATCAGGAAGTTCTCAATTGAAGCAtattttattgcttgtttggttttATGGTATCAATTATAAACTCCCATTTAGAGTAGGTGACatgattttaaaactaattttgttttgattaatttcaATCAAACATTTGCATCTAAACCCCTGCTTGAGAAGTGTAAAGAGGCCATAAAATGTAGCTCTATTTTGGAAAACTAGTTTCATGGTAAGTTTCAAATGCATGATACTTATTAACCAAAATCAATTGCAAGTTTCTTAACATAAAATCTAATACAAAACAAGCTTTTGCTCCAGCTCATGTTCACAAAATCAATTCCAAACAAAACAATATTTTACAAAAGAAACTACAAAGATAAACTATATAACATACAATATGGCCTTCATGTCAAGTTGTCAACACTAAGTTAAAAGAGGTTTTTGAGAAGAAGTCTACCTCAGAACCCTCAAATTTGATATACTTCACTTGATTTAATTGTTTGAGAAGTAGAAAAGCATGAAGTCCTGTTTGTGTGTCCTTCTCACATTTTCACAGAGTGATATCAGCAAAAGCATTATGAGCAGACAGTGGATCTACCAGTGTAATACTCTGTGATATAAAATCATAAGCACAGTATCTGAATCTTTTCAAATGTGAAGCAAAAACATAGATCGGACAGCTACTTGGCTTATAAGATGCAGATTCAGCTTCTTGTTTCATGAAAAAACTAAAGAATACCACAACCAATCTCTCCGTTAAAATGGAACTTTTTCTTTTAAGTGGAACCTCAGATTTAAACTATGAATATGTTTGTTCTTTAGTTCActttaaaaaagagaaagagaaagcttgaCATAAAACTCCAACCAATCTAAAATTCTCACATATCAAATCATCAAAGCAAAactgaaagagagaaagagaaggaaacatCAACATAACAATAAGAAAAAATGCTCAATTAGAAGCAGCAACAGCTATAATTTCTTGTTGAAAGATGGTATTGGTGCGAATTGTGAAAACAAAAAAACTTCTGTTCATAGGAAAGAAATGTTAATACGAAATAAAAGAAGTGAAAGATGGTATTGGTGCGAATTATGGTTTATATTAAATCTATGGCTTGACTTGAGTAGTGAGTCATTTATATGATGATGCAATAACAATGACTTGGAATCAACTAAACTAAAATGCAAACTCTGACTCAAATTAAGGAAGAGTACTTATTAGAGATACAAATTGCAAATTGGacagtcaagtcaaaatttaatGAGATAGTTATATTACATTGATGATTCATCATTTCATTTCACTCATAATTATGTTTACTTGTTGAAGCTCGCATGATATCAAGAGCAGGATTAATAATTCTTTTGCCTGATAAAAAATCTTCTTTTGCTTCACAACTGGAAATCAAATGCATACAACACAAGTCCAAAGAAATCCCTCAATCAAGCATGGTCCAAAAAATAACAACCATAGTAGCAAACTCTCAAACACAACATTGGAGAAAATCTCCATCATGCAACTCAATGCACATACTCCTGACAAAaacataactaatatttataaaaaaaaacttgtTTCACATAACAAAATATCACAGCCAGCAGAATCATATAACTTATTCACAAATTgaattgatgtttttttttttctaaaaatcctTTCAAACATGAATCATTATCATAAAAACAGGAATGAGTAGACAGAAAGAAGTATTAGCCCTAATCAAAGCAAGATATTAATCAAATACTATAATCAATGAGCTCAGAACTGAAACTGAAATCACATTCCAATTCCAAACAAATTaagttaataatattttaaacctaGAACAAACCTGTTCTTAAAAAAGATGAACAGGAACAGGAAGATGCGAGGAGGGAGAGAGGCGAGGGAGACAACACGAACACGAAGCACAACTCGAGCAGACGCAGAGGCGAGAGACGCGCGAGCAACCGAGCTCAGACGGAGGAGAGAGGCCACGCACAACCACACAACGCAGAGGATCTGAACAGAGTCGCGATGATGGCGGCGAAAACGCAGTGGCAGTGAACCGAGATGAGCTGTGATGACGAACATGAACGAGAACGATTTCCTTCTAGAATAAGAAGCGTGGGGGCCATGCAAATCCAAATCGGCGGCGAGGCGGCGCCGACGCCGGTGGAACCTCCGTGAATTTGAAGAAAAGCCTCGTTAAGGATTGGTTTTCATGGAGGAGGACTCTCTGCTAGGGTTTCATTTTGTTTGAAATGAATTGGAAAAAATCTGAAAAGAAGGGTTGGAGTGAAATTAACAAGGGTATTTTGGTTTTTTTACTTTGTTATACACATTCCCTTCCCATTGGAATCAAAGATAACCAGGGGAGAGATGGGAATTAAATCAGTGGGATTTTGATTCCAAGGAATAAAACTTGCCTGGGAATATATTTTAaaactttgaaacaaacatggaaatAAGATATTCCCATCTAAACATTCCTGGGAATGCTCTAATATTCCTCCAACCACACACCCCCTGAGTGTCTAGATGTCTATCCTCAATTTTGTCaacttttatagaaaaaaatttggttaaaaaccTACTAACCAACTCATTCCAAGTCTCAATGCTTTTTTTGGATTGTGTTTCTAGCCATTGTTTGGCTCGATCTCTTAGAGAGAATGGGAACAATAGCAGTCAATACTTCATTGATCTTGATTGTGTCACAGATTTGGAAAAAATTAGAGATATGCTGATTAGAGTCTTCAAGAGGTATCCTATTCAACTGACAATTTTGTTAAACTAAGGTGATTAGTTGAtatttcaactcaaaattattggcattcACAGTAGCTATCACGATGCTACTCCTACAGATTTTAGGATTGGGAGAAGTGTATAATCCAAGAGTTCTTCTGACTGGCTGGGCATTATTAGGATTGTTGATAACAATATAATCATTGTTCTCTGTCATACTGACGTCAGTTTCCTCTTCAATTTTGTCTTCAGAGTCTTTTTTAACTCTATGAGCTTTAGCTTGTTTCTTTTGTCTCCAAAgaattctttcaatctcaggatcataTAGAAGAGGTTCATTATCCTTATTTCTCTGCATAAACActcagaaaacaagaaaagaaaaagtgaaatttCTTACGTCAAAGTGAAaggaattcccagtgaggcaactagcaaaaaaaataaataaacgaaaagataaaagtctaatataggtaatcaaccaactaatagttgttaatcacaattatcCCCGCCAAggatgccaaaaacttgatgtgaatTTTTCAAAACCACAAACGATCGGCAAGTACACAAAGTCATACCAATTAATACCACGGGAGTGGGTTATCATttccacgaggattaacggattaaaaaaataatagtcaCTTGATTATTCTAGTCAGGCAAGCACAAACTTAAAGTTTCAATAGCAAATAACATGAAAACAGAGAAGTAAACAAGACAAACAGTAAGTATTGAGAAAATAAGATGATTAAAAGAGTTAAGCTTTCAGAGATGTTGAGACTTCTGGACAAATGCTTTTCACTTTCCACTTTGATCATGCAAAGATACATCTATGGCAATTCATTAGTAATCAAACCGCAATCctttggcaattcaatttctctttaacctaattaatcgctaattctttaattaattacttaagaAAAGAATTGAGGTATGTTCACTGATTTTTTAAGCCACACAATTCATAACAATCTTCCCTAACTGATTCGATGCCACTTATCAAGTCTAGTTTTAAAACCTAAGAACTATGAGAATATGTTTTCgagcttaattcaattaattaactttTCTAAGATATTAAAAGAATTCAAGTTAGAGAAGAATTGTTTTCCAACACATTTAAACCCTTTGGATGTAGAACGAAAATTTTTTCTTAAGAAAATATCAGTGCATTAATCAAAGGTAGAAAAGCTAGAATATTAGTCCATAGGAATCAATAGAGCTACTAACCTTAACCGAGGAGATTAACGGCTCATGCTTCTAGAGAAAGCCTAAAATTCTGTATTGTCAAAAGTGCCGAAGGATCCAAGAAACATGTGTGTCCTCTCCCTTATATACTAACCCtaaaacaaatttcaaattcaaaacttaaaagagaataaacttaaaacaaaatcaaatctaaataattaatatttttcttctcaagtCCAACTTTAGATCTTTCTACTCATGATTCTCAATCAATGCTATAATTCATGAGTTTATGTTGAGCCTTGGGTAAATCACCTAAGTGTTGAAGAATTGGAAGCCTTGGTGAGTGAATTAAGGTCCCCAGGAGGTGACCCATATTTCACGTTACAGGTAAGCTTCTTCACGTTGTATGTGAGGCTTAATATTGGTCCAATTTTTTCTCTATCTTGCTCCAATCATGCCACACCTAGGTTTCCACATCTCACGGCCAGGTATTTTGGCCTCAATTGCTCTCTATTTGCTCTCCTTGCATTGCACGGCCTTTCTCTCACATTGCACGGCTTTATTGTCATGTGTATGCATGCTAGATGTGTATGCATGAGTCCCTTTTTGCGctggtcatgcgtatgcatgctAGATGTGTGTACGCATGACCCCCTCTTTTCATAGCCCATGTTTGACGACTGTGCTCCCACATCCCACTGCTGGTGTTATTGTGCATACGCATGCTAGATGCATATGCTTGAATTTCTTTATAGCGCTAGTTGTGCGTACGCGCATGACATCCGTACGCATAGCACCCTCTTTGTTGTTGCATGGCTAGGCCTACGCGTTTCACGGCTACACCACAATTCAACCATTTGCTCTCTGTTTCTCCTTAGCCATGGCATGCCTTGTCTTCTACGTCCCATGGCCATTGTGTGTCTTCGATTGTGTGTACAGGGAGCTATCTGTTTAGTCCCCTTCATGTGCTTCTTGTTCATGATGAATCATAGCCTCTTCTTCCTTGATCTTTGTCAATTATCTTCCAATTTCTCCTATTTCAAATAAATTCAACTAACTCAAAGTAATGCTAATTTAACCATAAAATCATTGCTTTTCTAACAAAAATTCTTAGCTTATTGAATGAAAttctaaagaaaaaatattaatgatgcaAATGCATCAATATGGATGATAGAGCAGCCGCTAATGTAGCCTCCATTGATGCACCAACACTGGGCAAAAGACATAGGAAGATCCGTTCTCCTGGTCGCGAGACAGATGGTTTTCATGCCACCACCAAGGCAAGTACGTGCTAGGCGAGGTGGTCGACATTGAGCTTAGTCATGGTGCATGTtagtatatgtatgtattttgttAGGTTATTTTATAGGACTCAATGACTCATCGTATGTTATCTATCAGTACTTCTTGTTAAGATTTATTTTGTTATGTtactatatttattttgtaagcACTTTCATGTTATAAATCCTTAagataaacaacaaaataaacatTGTAAAAATTTTAGCAAATCATAATAACTAACAAAGTAAACGTTATAGAAATTTTAGCAAATGATGATAACTAACAAAATAAACATTTACAGAAAGTAATAATATCCAGTGCTGACGGTTGCCAGAAGTGGAAGCATTTGGATCCAACGCGGTGCAAGTCCTCCGTGTATGACCAACCTGATGACACAATCTGCATATCTTCTAAATGGTCTCCTCTATGTCATCCATGTTGTTACGTATCCAAGTAGATACTAGACGACCTCTCTTCACTCGCATCATCCAAGGATTAGGCAGGATATGAGGCCCATCATATGCTGGCTAGTTATCCTGATGATCAATCGGTCTGAACTTCACTTTGTAAACTCTGAAAATAAATTTCATAAGCAATGTGCCATCTTAGAAGATTGCCATAAGCAAGGTGCCTCCATATTTACCATACAAGTGAGTACCACCAATGTAATTTAGTGATGTGCAGTGCTTGAAAGTTTCAACATATGGTGAAAATGTTCAAAACACTCAATGAAACATAACATTGTCCTTATCATCGTGGCTTGGTAGAGTTACAAGTTGAACCCATGTGTCTATGTGATAAAAATTGTTAGAAGTTGGTTTGTTTAATACTGCATATAAAACTAAAGACAATGTAATAACACACACCTAGTAAGTACATCTCCATTGCAAATAGCTACCTAGGAATATCATTGTATGATTCCTCCCAATCTCTATATATTGTAGCAATTATCCTGTTCTTTGCAAGCCAAACCTTTCTATAGGATGTTTTGTAGCTAAAGTGGATCTCAACATATCCTTTGTGAAATCCTTATGCTAATGGTTGAATCGACTTTTACCATTGTAAAGATAGCTTGAGCTATCACTTTCGAGTCTAACCTTCTATGATCTTGCCTCGTCGATGTTTGCAGACAATAATGAGGATCATTGTATCTCCTCACATCCCATTTTTTCTGCTTTCGACGATAAGAAACACGTATGCTCCATTGACAACCTGTTCCAAACTGAGTGTACTGAACTGAATATTTCCAATGGTCATTCTCTAATATCTTATACTCTATGGCCCTCCTGATGCTATTCATCTTTATTGCCATAAGAACTTCCTCCTTATTCTCAAATTGTTGCCAACTATGAACTCATTGATCAGATCATCATCGAGACCTCCTTGACCAAAAGACCAATCTTGGTTCATTACATCTAAATTCAACATGGTAAAGTGAGGCAGATGATCATATGGACAGGAAATAGCAGGCTGAGTCTGTGCGAGTTGCAAGTCTATGAAGTAATTCATTTTAAAGTTGTCGTCATTCTCATCATTAGGTATATCAACTGGTTCAACTTCTACCTTCTCACCATTGGATACAGGGTTAACTAAATATGGATCGATCATTAGGTCTCCAATTGTAGAGATAACATGGCTTTTAACATCTACTTGCGACATGCTCTCTGGCTATATATTCCAATCTTCATGATTCAACCCATCATTGCTGGCATGAAATGCATGTTTAGATTAATGTCCAATCCCGTAATGTTCCTTCTCACGGCCCCACCTGACTGGGTGTCATCAACTAGATAAAcaaataatttcaaaatattaatttaaaaaaaatgattataGCAATTTctgatttattttatgtcttcaTCATCACATAGCCGATACTTATGACAAACGAATAAAAATAATGCTATAAAACAGATAAGTAAaacaaaattatcaattaattgatatttatttaaataatatcttttctaatAAAAAAGTATTATCTGCTTCTATTGGatatttgtaataaatttttttcatccattttctaTATTGCTGACCAATAACATACAAAACAAAATTACTCAACGTCGCCAAATATCTCACATCTAATGACAATGTCAATAAGTATAGGATAAGGAgaactaattataaaaaatttattataatataataatatttttttatcataataaatttttaatagtggTGTTTGAgccattttataaattaaaaaaaacaagaaaaagaggtaAAATAGATAAAGAAGTAAATTTTTGTGTGCCGTAATGTAAATGAATTCGTCTCACTCgttgtatttatatatatggTGAATGTTATGGTGCCTAAAAAGTGGTGCTTATTTACTATAAAGGGTTAaagattaatatttaatttgaaagacataaaaataaaatatttttaaaaattcaaaacatacCACAAAAGGTAAGTTAGGCAAAAATTAGACAATAATTAATAGACATCATAGAATTGGCttatatattattggaatttgT
This region of Arachis hypogaea cultivar Tifrunner chromosome 8, arahy.Tifrunner.gnm2.J5K5, whole genome shotgun sequence genomic DNA includes:
- the LOC112707616 gene encoding uncharacterized protein, with amino-acid sequence MNSIRRAIEYKILENDHWKYSVQYTQFGTGCQWSIRVSYRRKQKKWDVRRYNDPHYCLQTSTRQDHRRFHRRRRRLAADLDLHGPHASYSRRKSFSFMFVITAHLGSLPLRFRRHHRDSVQILCVVWLCVASLLRLSSVARASLASASARVVLRVRVVSLASLPPRIFLFLFIFFKNRMDSKQKMKVIACLILHFELMNDLMIKLLMICYVLIILQLKKKKKRKWNDSYSRQVIRDVSVDRIIYFSDLACIENTRMDRCAFHALCNMLKRVGRLEPSRNMGVEEMVAMFLHIIAHDVKIRVIKRQFVRSEETISRRFNDVLLAILRCHNLLLKKPQPFSQDKMDERWKWFKDCLGALDGTHIKVNVLEADKPRYQNRKGDITTNVLRVVAPDMQFIYVLAGWEGSAADSRVLRDALFRNGFSVPQGHYYLCDAGYMNCEGFLAPYRGQKYHLSEFNPHNQPSTAQEFFNMKHSQVRNVIERAFGVLKARWGILRGRSFYPIKTQGRIITACCLLHNHIRRVMVVDPIDEIEDQNILGVDGETIHHIETSDAWGRWRDQLAQEMWNQWRRRHHAR